TCCGCAGTTGTAATCAGCACATTAAACAAAATTTCTCCGCGAGGTTGCCATGACTCTAAAACTATCCGGGATTCTTTCCGCCAACGTGACGCCGTTCAAAGACAATTACGATCTCGATGAAGCGGGCTTGCGCAAGTTGATTCGCTTCCAAGCCGCGCCCGCGGGTATCAACGCGATCGTGTGCAACGCCGGCGCGGGCGAGGGCGCGACGTTGACCCGGCAAGAGCGGGTGCGCTGCGTTGAAATTATTCGCGAAGAGATTCGCGCCGACCAGCATGTCGTCGCCGGCGTCGAAGCGTTGTCGACGAGGGAAGCGATTCAACAAACCCAGGAGGCCAAGGCGGCCGGTGCGGCGGCGATCATGCTCACGCCGCCTCATGTTTACGACTGGGATTCGCGTATTAATCCGGAATTTGCCGTGCAATATTTTCACGACGTTGCCAAGGCCGTGGAAATTCCAATTACCATTTTTCACTATCCGGCGGCGGTGACTTCCGGCTACACACCGGACACCGCGGTGCGCATCGCCAGGGAAGTCGAATCGGTCGCCGCGGTCAAAGTCGCCAGCGGTGCTAACATCCGCCGCTACGAGCAGGTACTGCGCGGCATGCGCGCGCTGCCGCGCCATGTCTCGGTGCTGGCCACTTCGTCGTTGTTTCAGCACTTCGTCACCGGCGCCGACGGCGCGCTTACCGGTTTCGCCAATTTCGCGCCGCAGTTTTGCTGCGATCTTTTCAAAGCCGTGCAGGACGGCAATCTCGAAGACGCGCGCCGGCTGCATCAGATCAATTGGGATCTCGAAGCGGCGGTCTACAAAGCGCCCAACGTTTATAAACACAGCCGCTATAAAGTCGCCGCCTACTTCGCCGGCTTGCTCGACAACATGGTGGTGCGCGCGCCGCAGATCCCGGTGCCCGAGGGCGAAGTGAAGCTGGTCCATGACGCCATGCAGAAGTTGGCCATGCTCAAGAGATGATTTTTCGATGGCCATGTCTGCTCGCCGCGTGGCTCCTGTTCTTAGCTTCGAATGACACTGTCGCTCAGGAGCGGCGCAAGATTCGCATCTCCAACGCGCCGCTCAGTTATTCCGCGCTGCCGTTGGTGGCGGCGCGGGAATGGAAACTGTTTCAAGAGCAGGGTTTGGATGTCGAAGTGATTCTCATGCGCTCGTCGGCTGCCGTGGCGGCGCTGGCTTCCGGCGATCTCGATTATCAATCGGGCATCGGTCCGGCGAGCATCAGCGCGACTTTGAGCGGGCTGGATTCGCGCGCGCTTTGGTCCTCGACCAATCGCATCACCTATTGGCTCATGGCCAAGCCGGAATTCAAAAGCGTCAACGATCTACGGCGCAAAAAAATCGGCGTCTCGGGTTTGGGCGGCACCAGCCATGTCGCTTTAGCTTTGGCTCTCGAGAAGCGCGGTATCGGGCCGAAAGATTACACCGCGGTGTCGGTGCCGGGCGGCAATCTCGTGCAGTCGTTGGATTCCGGTTTCGTCGATGCCGCGGCGCTCAATCCGCCGACCATGTTTCACGCCCAGCGGCGCGGCTTTCTCCGCGTGCTCAATATCGGTTCGCTGGTGGAGATGGCGTCCGGCGGTCTGACCGCGATGACGCGGACGATGCGCTCGCGTCCCGACGAAGTGAAGCGCATCATCCGCGCGCTGCAAATCGGCAAGCGCATGATGTTGGCATCGCGTGGGCGCACGTTGGCGTTGATCATCGGCGTTTTGAAGATGGACAAAGACTCGGCGGCGGATACGTTCAAGGTCGTCGAGGCGAGCTTCAACGACACCGGCATTCCGACGCCCGAAGGCATCGCTAACATCATCAAAGCGATCAAAGCCGAGGGTCGCTTCACCGAGCGAAATATTTCATTCGACGAAGTCGCCGACCCAAGATTCGCCGTCGAGGTCGCCAAGGAGCTGGGCTATAAGCTGCCGTGAATCGGCTGCGGATTGATTAACCGCAAAGAACGCAAAAGACGCAAAGTTAATCCGGGAAAGAGATTAACCGCAAAAGGCGCAAAAAACATTCCGGGTAAGGGCGAATGACATTCGCCCTGGGGTGAGGTGGCGGCTGGAGTTTGGTTCGGCGCTCAGCTTCCCACCGGCGCGAACAGTTCGCTCAGCGCCGGGCGATTCGGAATATATCCCTGTTCGTTGGCGTACTGGACAAACTTTTCCAACACGACTTGGTTCTCCGGCGTTAAGCCGTGTGCCCAAGGATTTTTGCCGAACAATTCTTCCTCGTCTTCCAAGATGAGCACCGCCGAGGGAAACGCCGAGCGCTTGGCATACTCGTAGGATTTGCGGCACAGCGCTTCGGCTTCGCTGAAAGCGTTCATCAAGCTCGAAACCAGCCAAGGCTGCTCGTCGAATAGTTTTTGCCGCACCACGAGAGTGTGGGTGATGGGGAAAATTTTTGTTTTGCGAAAGTAGTCGTTGACCGTGGCGCGGGCGTCTTTGAAGAGGCGGCGGATGCGCGGGTCTTGGTTGCGAAAGGACGGCACGATGTTGGGCGGGATTAGGGCGTCGAGTTCGCCGCGCAGGAGCATCGCTTCGGTGGACTGATTGGCCATCGTGATGCTGACGTTCGCCGGCGCTTGAAAGCCGGCATCCTCCGACTCGGGCTCGGAGGTGAACCATTGGCAATCTTCGGGATGCACGCCGTAAAATTCTTGGAGAATGCCGCGCGCCCACAGACCGACGGTGAGGCGGTATTGATCCATGCCGATTCTTTTGCCTTTCAAATCCTCGGGCCGCTCGATGCCGGCCGCCGACGAGCAGAAAATATAGGGGTGGATTTGCATGCGCAGCGGAAAGATTGGCAAGGCGATGACCGGTTCGCGCTTGGCGCGGGCCATGACGTACCACGACAGCGACATCTCGGCGATGTCGTATTCTTCGTAAACCGGGCGCATGCAGGCCTCGCCGGGAATCGCTTGCGCGGTGGTAAACTTGATGCCTTCGGCGCTGACTTGGCCGGAGAGGATCGGCTGGGTGCGGTGATAGTCGGCGAGTAGAAGGCTGAGTTCCAGGTCTTGAGCCATGGTTTATTCCCCCGTCATGATTGTTTGGCGTCTATAGCGTTTCAACCCAAAACTCCAGACCCTAGACGCTAGACTTGCCTTCATCGGCTCTGCCCCAGCGCTTTGTTGAGAAACTGCCGGGTGAAAAATTTGTCCGCGCCGCCGAGTTTTTTCGCTTCTGCTTCGATGCGCGTGGCGGCGATCAGCGCGTCGATATCGTCTTTCGCGATGGCGAGCGAATAAACCGCGGCGAACTGATTGATCACTTGGCGTACGATGGCAGGTTCGCCGAACTTGTTTCGCTTAATCACGGCGTCGGCGACTTTCTCGCGATTGCCGGCGAGAAAATCCAAGCCGCGCTTGATGGCTCGCAGCATCGCTACCACGCCTTCCGGATCGTTGTCGGTTTTCTGCTTGCTCGAGACGATCACCACAAAGGGAAACCCCGGCATGACGCTGCCGATGTCGAAGAGGACTGGAAATCCCTTCTTTTCGAGGTCCAATTTTTCCAGGAAGGAAAACGGCGAAGCCTGGATCTTGCCGGTTTCCAGCGCTTGGGCGCGCGCCGGACTGTTGCCGACGCCGTAGAGGATTTTGTAATCCCGGTCGCGCACCAGACCTTTTTTGGCTAAGCCCTCGACGGCGGCGAACTCGGCGATGCCGCCCGGACCGGTGACGCCGACGACTTTGCCTTTCAAGTCGGCGGCGCTGTTCATGCCTCTGGCGCCGAGCAGAGTGTAATCCATGTAAGGCTGAAGGCCGCTGATAATGGTCATCGGCGCGTTCTGCGCGATGGCGCGCACCGCCGCGACGCCGGCGACCAGCGTGTAGTCGACGGCGCCGCCGACTAGCGCGGCCATGGCGGTCGGTCCGCCGCGGATCAGTACCACCTTGATGTCGAGTCCTTCGGCGGCGAAAAAGCCAAAGTCTTGAGCGATCATGAGCGGTAGCGTGCCGTTTAGCGTCGGCGTGTTGGCGGCGAAGTTGACGGTTTTCAACGCCGCCGCGGCATTGACGCTGGAGAACCCATGCAAGGTGCTGAAAATTAGTAGAAGAACCCGCAGAGCTTTTTTCATGGATGATCCGCTGATTGGCTCACAAATCCCGGGTGCTCTCGGCGAACAGTTCTTCGATCTGGGGCTTTTTCGTGATCAGTCCCTGCTCGAAGGAAAACTCGATGAGGGTTTCCAGCAGCTTGCGATTGGCCTTGACGCCGTAGGGAAAGGGATCGCTGCCGAACATTTCTTGGGTCTTGATAATATATTCCTTGCCGAAGAACAGCGCTGAAGGAATACTGTCGGCCAACTTGGCGTTGAAATGTTCCTTGGCTTTTACGAAGCCGCTATACAAGTTGAACGCCACCCAAGGATATTTGCGATGGATATCGCCGCGAATGGTGTAGGCGTGGTTGACCGGCAGAAACCCCCACTTGGCGAAAAATCTTTTGCCTTCGGCCATGCGGTCGGGAAAGAGCATTTTAATTTTGCTCCAGTCGCCGTCGGCGCCGGTGATTTTATGCGAGCGGCCGAGCTGCGTAGGACTATGCTTGACTGGGCTGTTGATCGCCGCGACGTCGAGTTCTCGATTCACCAACATCGACGCCAAGCTTTTATCCGGCGGCACTCGATTGAACGAAATGCCCTTGGGCGGCGTGAAGCCGGTAACGCCGCCATGGCTCATCTCTTCAGTCCGTTCCATGTACCAGTGGACTTTGTACTGCGACACGCCGAAGTCATGGTCGAGGATGCCGCGCTGCCAGAGCGCCGCAGTCTGCTGATACTCGCTCACGCCGATGCGTTTGCCGACGATGTCCACCGGCTTCTCGATGGCCGAGTCGACGTGATAGGAAAGCTCGGTGTGAAACAGCCGGCGGCTGGGAAACACCGGCAGGGCGATCATGTCGAGGCCGCGCTCGCGGGCGATCAAATAAGACGACATCGACATCTCACCGATGGGAAACTCCATGTCACGCAGTTGGCGCAGGAAGGTCTCGGAGGGATGCGAATAGGTCGGCACGATCTTGATCGCTTCGGCCTGAACGATGCCGCGCATGAGCGGCTCGACGCGCTCGTTGAAGTTGGAAATAAATCCCAATTGAAGCTTTGCCATGGCGCTTTCCTCTAGGTGTCGAGCAGGCTTTCGGCGAACAGTTCTTCGACCTTCATCCGGCGTGGCGTCAAACCTTGCTCGTGGGAATAACCGGTGATGGTGTCGAGCATGGCGCGATTGGTTTTGATGCCGAAAGGGAACGGATCGGCACCGATGAGTTCGCGGGTCTGGGCGAGATACTCCTGGCCGAAGATCAGCGCGCTGGGAATCTGTTCCACCAACTTCGCCTGGGCGGCCGCTTTGGCGCGGATGAAGCCGTCGTATAGTTTTTCGGCGAGCCAGGGATATTTGCTGTGGATGTCGCCGCGGATGATGTAGGCGTGATTGACCGGCAGAAAGCCATGCTTTCGATAGAAGCGCGCGCCTTCGGCCATGCGGTCAGGAAACAAAGGTTTGATTTTGCTCCAGTCACCCTTGCCGGTGATGCGGCTGGAACGATCCAAGGCGTTGGCTTGCAGCACCCATGGGCTCGACACATGGGCGACGTCCAACTCGTTGGCCTGGAGCGTCGAGGCCAGGCTTTTGCTCTTTTCGATGCGGCTAAACGATATTCCCGCCGGCGGTTTGAAACCGGTGGCGCCGCCATGGCTCATCTCTTCGCTGCGTTCCATGTACCAGTGAATTTTGTATTGCGAGACGCCGAAATCATGTTCGAGGATACCGCGGATCCATAACGCCGCGGTCTGCTGATATTCCGCCACGCCAAGCCGCTTACCGGCGAGATCTTCCGGTTTCGTGATCCCCGAGTCGACGTGATAGGAAAGCTCGGTTTGAAACAGCCGGCGGCTGGGAAACGCCGGCAGGGCGATCATGTCGGCGCCCTGGGAGCGGGCGATCAAGAACGACGACATCGACATCTCCGCCACTTCGAACTCGCCAAATTTTAATTGCCGCCAAAAAGTTTCGGCCGGATGAGAGTAAGTGGGAATCAATACCACGCCCTCGACCTCGATGGTGCCGTTCATCAGCGGCTCGACGCGTTCGTTGAAGGCGGAGATGAATCCTAAAGTCAGCTGTTCCATTGATTTTGCATTGCGGCGTGCGGCAAATAGGGCGACCAGCCGGTCGCCCCTACATTTCCGAATTCTTTTTTTTGCGCTTTTTGCGCACTTTGCGGTTAAACAATCCGATTCCGAATCGTTGCTCTATTTGTCGTAGCCGTCGATGGACCAGATGTCGTAGAGTAGTTCCATGCGGCGAAAAGTCGCTTTGTAAGTTTGCTCTTGCAGCGCCGGCGAGTGGAGATATTTCACCGCGATCTCTTCGGCCAGGCTGCTGTGATCTTCGTCGGCTTCCGCATGGACGGTGAAGAAACGCACGTCGTCGGGATTCATCTTGTAGTTTTTCAGCAAACCGTTGCCGATCGCTGCCGCCGCCGGCCCGAAGGTTCCCTCGGCGCCGATCTGAATCGACATGACGACGAACCAAGGCAAGGTGTGGATGATCAATTCGACATAATATAGATGCGCCGCGGTGGACGGACGCAGCTCGGCGCTCTCCAACTGTTTCTGGGTGAGGCCGATGGAATTGGCGAAGCGAATCGCCAGCTCGTTATGGCCGGCGGTGCCGGTGTCCATGCCGCGGGTTTCTTCTTCGACCACGCCCCAAAGTTTTTGCGCGATCTCCGGATCGGTGCATGCCAAGTAGCGTAGCATACAGATGCGCGGCACAACGGCGCGAAACTGATAGTCCTGAATCGCCCAGGCGCGAATCTGATCCATCGTCGCGGTGCCGTTGCAGACGGCTTTCAAGAACGGATGTTCGATGCGGATTTTTGGAAAGGCTTGGATGTCTTTCTTGAGCTGAGCGACGAATTCTTTGGATGTGGCCATTGCGTGATTCCTCCTAGTTTCGGTTTTTATTTACAGGAGTGTTGGATGAGGTCCATTACTCCAATGTACTTTTGTTTCTATTCAACCGGCCGACGAAATATTCCCAACCGCGCAGGGGAAAACGTTGGTCGGCGTTGTACACTTCAAGTTCTTCGGCGCTCAAATATTTCGGTTGACCGTGGAGCAGCGCCAAGTGATTCCACTCGCCCAACATCGCCAGCCTAGTCGTGCGTTCGAT
The sequence above is a segment of the Deltaproteobacteria bacterium genome. Coding sequences within it:
- a CDS encoding dihydrodipicolinate synthase family protein, with the protein product MTLKLSGILSANVTPFKDNYDLDEAGLRKLIRFQAAPAGINAIVCNAGAGEGATLTRQERVRCVEIIREEIRADQHVVAGVEALSTREAIQQTQEAKAAGAAAIMLTPPHVYDWDSRINPEFAVQYFHDVAKAVEIPITIFHYPAAVTSGYTPDTAVRIAREVESVAAVKVASGANIRRYEQVLRGMRALPRHVSVLATSSLFQHFVTGADGALTGFANFAPQFCCDLFKAVQDGNLEDARRLHQINWDLEAAVYKAPNVYKHSRYKVAAYFAGLLDNMVVRAPQIPVPEGEVKLVHDAMQKLAMLKR
- a CDS encoding ABC transporter substrate-binding protein, which produces MKKALRVLLLIFSTLHGFSSVNAAAALKTVNFAANTPTLNGTLPLMIAQDFGFFAAEGLDIKVVLIRGGPTAMAALVGGAVDYTLVAGVAAVRAIAQNAPMTIISGLQPYMDYTLLGARGMNSAADLKGKVVGVTGPGGIAEFAAVEGLAKKGLVRDRDYKILYGVGNSPARAQALETGKIQASPFSFLEKLDLEKKGFPVLFDIGSVMPGFPFVVIVSSKQKTDNDPEGVVAMLRAIKRGLDFLAGNREKVADAVIKRNKFGEPAIVRQVINQFAAVYSLAIAKDDIDALIAATRIEAEAKKLGGADKFFTRQFLNKALGQSR
- a CDS encoding iron-containing redox enzyme family protein produces the protein MATSKEFVAQLKKDIQAFPKIRIEHPFLKAVCNGTATMDQIRAWAIQDYQFRAVVPRICMLRYLACTDPEIAQKLWGVVEEETRGMDTGTAGHNELAIRFANSIGLTQKQLESAELRPSTAAHLYYVELIIHTLPWFVVMSIQIGAEGTFGPAAAAIGNGLLKNYKMNPDDVRFFTVHAEADEDHSSLAEEIAVKYLHSPALQEQTYKATFRRMELLYDIWSIDGYDK